One region of Bosea sp. 29B genomic DNA includes:
- a CDS encoding DUF669 domain-containing protein: MANLNGFNPDEVPDDDNGSFEPIPPGRYELEVVDSDLVQTRSGKGMLLKLQHRVVSGPHENRRIFSQHNFQHENATAQEIGQREIKNLCAAIGHTGPLEDSNDLHGIAFMASVKIGKTTPEYPDPKNEISRFIPRDGGASSQRSAPVQRPAPAQQQRQAASAATGGGSRPGWMNRQAGAR, encoded by the coding sequence ATGGCTAACCTCAATGGCTTCAATCCCGACGAAGTCCCGGACGACGACAATGGTAGTTTCGAGCCGATCCCGCCTGGTCGCTATGAACTGGAGGTCGTCGACAGCGACCTTGTCCAGACCAGGAGCGGCAAGGGTATGCTTCTCAAGCTCCAGCATCGCGTCGTCAGCGGCCCGCACGAGAACCGGCGCATCTTCTCGCAGCACAATTTCCAGCATGAGAACGCGACCGCGCAGGAGATCGGCCAGCGGGAGATCAAGAATCTCTGCGCTGCCATCGGCCACACCGGGCCGCTGGAGGACAGCAACGACCTGCACGGCATCGCGTTCATGGCGAGCGTGAAGATCGGCAAGACGACGCCTGAATACCCCGACCCGAAGAACGAGATCAGCCGCTTCATCCCGCGTGATGGCGGCGCGAGCTCGCAACGCTCCGCCCCCGTGCAGCGGCCGGCACCGGCGCAGCAGCAGCGTCAGGCCGCTTCGGCGGCAACCGGTGGCGGCAGCCGGCCAGGGTGGATGAACCGCCAAGCCGGCGCCCGCTGA
- a CDS encoding oxidoreductase has translation MTALPSLQSPTSLAIEAHLDGKPPYKDGESLRITGLATACDRRLWYSYRWAHKSFSPEARQRRLIESDMSRKAEIITLLMNAGLKVQTRDPQTWFKFSARMAGGHLTTFFDGTATMVPEAPVTTHLLQIRIYSRKDWENWRRKGIRESEPSYFIKAQLGMRALGLTRALIVAENRDTKEIEAERISYDAALATAHEARAERIALADSPPARISDDPDFWECRFCPAREVCHGAAEARRNCRTCLASCVSEGGWGCARHGVDLSAEEQRQGCAVHLYIPDLVPGDQIDADEAACTVTYRMPDGSTWIDGPQASDPRLDAAGE, from the coding sequence ATGACCGCGCTCCCGTCTCTCCAATCACCGACCTCGCTCGCGATCGAGGCGCACCTTGACGGCAAGCCGCCGTACAAGGACGGCGAGAGTCTGCGCATCACCGGTCTTGCAACCGCATGCGACCGACGCCTCTGGTACTCCTATCGCTGGGCGCACAAGTCCTTCAGCCCGGAAGCTAGGCAGCGGCGTCTGATCGAGAGCGACATGTCGCGCAAGGCTGAGATCATCACGCTGCTGATGAATGCCGGCTTGAAGGTGCAGACACGCGACCCGCAGACCTGGTTCAAATTTTCGGCGCGCATGGCCGGCGGTCATCTGACTACGTTCTTCGACGGCACAGCAACAATGGTGCCGGAAGCGCCAGTGACCACACACCTCCTGCAGATCCGCATCTACAGCCGCAAGGACTGGGAGAACTGGCGCCGCAAGGGCATCCGCGAGAGCGAACCGAGCTACTTCATCAAGGCCCAGCTCGGTATGCGGGCGCTAGGTCTCACCCGAGCGCTGATCGTTGCCGAAAACCGCGACACGAAAGAGATCGAAGCCGAGCGCATCAGCTACGATGCAGCCTTGGCCACCGCGCACGAAGCTAGGGCCGAACGGATCGCGCTCGCTGACAGCCCGCCGGCCCGCATCAGCGATGATCCTGATTTTTGGGAGTGCAGGTTCTGCCCCGCTCGCGAGGTCTGTCACGGCGCGGCCGAGGCGCGGCGGAACTGCCGAACCTGCCTTGCATCCTGCGTCTCGGAAGGCGGATGGGGATGTGCCCGCCATGGCGTCGACCTCTCGGCCGAGGAACAGCGGCAGGGCTGCGCCGTGCACCTTTACATCCCGGATCTCGTGCCGGGCGACCAGATCGACGCGGACGAGGCGGCGTGCACGGTCACCTATCGCATGCCGGATGGCTCGACATGGATCGACGGGCCTCAGGCGAGTGATCCGCGACTAGACGCGGCAGGAGAATAG
- a CDS encoding excisionase, which yields MLAADGSVTADTPLRLSTAAELAFPGGGMKAAGLRKERDAGRLETWFVAGKEYTSLSAIEEMLKQCRARQKDRGSTSSPKGATTPEPSSTAPAGSSETETISVGLASLLMKCEQPRKLSANI from the coding sequence GTGCTAGCCGCTGACGGTTCCGTTACTGCTGACACCCCGCTGCGCCTGTCCACAGCCGCAGAGCTTGCATTTCCGGGCGGGGGGATGAAGGCTGCCGGGCTGCGCAAGGAGCGTGATGCCGGCCGGCTGGAAACGTGGTTCGTCGCCGGCAAGGAATACACCTCGCTCTCTGCGATCGAGGAGATGTTGAAGCAATGCCGCGCCCGTCAAAAGGACCGAGGCTCTACCTCCAGCCCGAAAGGCGCGACGACACCGGAACCGTCGTCGACCGCGCCAGCTGGGTCATCCGAGACGGAAACAATAAGCGTCGGACTGGCTTCGCTGCTCATGAAATGCGAGCAGCCGAGGAAGCTCTCAGCCAATATCTGA
- a CDS encoding site-specific integrase: MRAAEEALSQYLTEKHNPVVAVALSSGDPKIYDVLALYLEQRVEKQARPSEARARIKRLALWWKERCCSEIKPSTCQAYAKERGDGAARRELEDLRAALRHAWKERVLPHPIPVELPQAGPPRERWLTRSEVARLLWAAWQLREKQKRVRRGDDGGPPLETARYTARHVARFILVGLYTGTRAGAVCAAAIRPTVGHGYVDLDRGVFYRRPPGTRETKKRTPPVGLDQRLLAHLRRWEAKGLSKSFVVEWNGQPVERVHKAFRAVREAAGLGEDVTPHILRHTAATWGMQNRADPYALSGMLGMTLETLQNVYGHHHPDHNREAAAAIAKRPKRELRTDMDRNAGTERDPEFAKAR; encoded by the coding sequence ATGCGAGCAGCCGAGGAAGCTCTCAGCCAATATCTGACCGAGAAGCACAATCCTGTGGTCGCCGTTGCGCTGTCGAGCGGTGACCCGAAAATTTACGATGTCCTCGCGCTGTATCTCGAACAGCGAGTTGAGAAACAGGCGCGGCCGTCAGAGGCGCGAGCGAGGATCAAGCGGCTCGCCCTATGGTGGAAGGAGCGCTGCTGCTCAGAGATCAAGCCGAGCACCTGCCAGGCTTACGCGAAAGAGCGCGGAGATGGTGCGGCGAGGCGCGAGCTCGAGGATCTGCGCGCGGCCCTGCGGCATGCCTGGAAAGAGCGAGTCCTTCCACACCCTATCCCTGTCGAACTGCCGCAGGCCGGCCCGCCGCGTGAGCGCTGGCTGACACGATCCGAGGTCGCACGCCTGCTCTGGGCGGCGTGGCAGTTGCGCGAGAAGCAAAAGCGCGTGCGGCGCGGCGACGATGGCGGGCCGCCGCTGGAGACAGCCCGCTACACGGCCAGGCATGTCGCTCGCTTCATTCTCGTTGGCCTCTACACCGGCACCCGCGCCGGTGCCGTCTGCGCGGCAGCTATCCGCCCGACTGTCGGCCATGGCTATGTCGACCTCGATCGCGGGGTCTTCTATCGCCGGCCACCGGGCACTCGGGAGACGAAGAAGCGCACCCCGCCGGTCGGGCTTGATCAGCGCTTGTTGGCTCACCTGCGCCGCTGGGAGGCCAAGGGCTTGTCGAAGAGCTTCGTGGTCGAATGGAACGGCCAGCCGGTCGAGCGCGTACACAAAGCCTTCCGGGCGGTACGCGAAGCGGCCGGCCTTGGCGAGGACGTCACGCCGCACATCCTCCGCCACACGGCCGCGACCTGGGGCATGCAGAACCGAGCTGATCCCTACGCCCTGTCCGGCATGCTCGGCATGACGCTGGAGACGCTTCAGAACGTCTACGGCCACCATCACCCCGACCATAACCGCGAGGCCGCTGCTGCCATCGCCAAAAGGCCAAAGCGCGAACTCCGGACAGATATGGACAGAAACGCAGGAACAGAACGAGATCCGGAATTTGCAAAAGCCCGATAG
- a CDS encoding methyl-accepting chemotaxis protein, producing MGEVERLRTRFAKLLIAILWANVGLLLVGTPSGGPAQSNLIVMGGALAILSTLAWRIDRIGWITRQVTSVALVGQVMLLVYAFAGHPYQADLHMYFFAMLAVLAGWLDWRIFLPATLAITAHHLALSAFNSMGVFPGGSDIKRAFLHGAIVAVQAGALSWIVWSLRLAVESSERERSEAQAARSIADEARRDVAETTARAAHERRRILHDLANEFERKIAGIARAVIASIASLRAASVQMRTGAEEVSQRSVAASQASRSSSSNVVAITEATSELASSFTEVDRQVNEAARLVGDTTQQALTVLDRVGDLSRKVHEIGNVTHVISTIARHTNLLALNASIEAARIGNMGGGFAVVAHEIKGLADETWRATEQIQSQIDAIGLSGADAINAIDAMTATIDTLNQISIAVAAVVEKQNVATAGIAENVRRAADETVTAGGHIDIVSRVAEETGEAANHVADSADVLSRQSADLDSEVADFLGRIRVA from the coding sequence ATGGGTGAAGTCGAGCGGCTCCGCACACGATTCGCCAAGCTCCTGATCGCGATCCTGTGGGCCAATGTCGGCTTGCTCCTAGTCGGAACGCCGTCCGGCGGGCCTGCCCAGTCGAACCTCATTGTGATGGGTGGGGCTCTCGCAATCCTGAGCACCCTTGCCTGGCGCATTGACCGGATCGGCTGGATCACGCGTCAGGTCACCAGCGTCGCGCTCGTCGGCCAGGTCATGCTGCTGGTCTATGCCTTCGCCGGGCATCCCTACCAGGCCGACCTGCACATGTATTTCTTCGCCATGCTGGCGGTGCTGGCCGGCTGGCTGGACTGGCGCATCTTCCTGCCGGCGACCCTTGCCATCACCGCCCACCATCTCGCGCTGAGCGCCTTCAACTCGATGGGCGTGTTTCCCGGCGGCAGCGACATCAAGCGGGCTTTCCTGCATGGCGCCATCGTGGCCGTGCAGGCGGGGGCGCTGAGCTGGATCGTCTGGTCGCTGCGGCTTGCAGTCGAATCATCCGAGCGGGAGCGGAGCGAGGCGCAGGCAGCGCGCTCGATCGCCGACGAGGCGCGCCGGGATGTCGCCGAGACGACGGCGCGGGCGGCGCATGAGCGGCGGCGCATCCTGCATGACCTCGCCAACGAGTTCGAGCGCAAGATCGCCGGGATCGCGCGGGCGGTGATCGCCTCGATCGCCTCGCTCAGAGCCGCATCCGTGCAGATGCGGACCGGCGCGGAGGAGGTGTCCCAGCGCTCTGTCGCCGCATCGCAGGCATCGCGCTCCTCGTCGTCGAACGTCGTCGCCATCACCGAGGCGACTTCGGAACTCGCCAGTTCCTTCACCGAGGTCGATCGCCAGGTGAACGAGGCGGCCCGGCTCGTCGGCGACACCACGCAGCAGGCGCTGACCGTGCTCGACCGGGTCGGCGATCTCTCGCGCAAAGTGCATGAGATCGGCAACGTCACCCATGTCATCTCGACCATCGCCCGGCATACCAACCTGCTGGCGCTCAACGCCTCGATCGAGGCCGCCAGGATCGGCAATATGGGCGGCGGCTTCGCCGTGGTTGCGCATGAGATCAAGGGGCTTGCCGACGAGACCTGGCGGGCGACCGAGCAGATCCAGAGCCAGATCGACGCGATCGGCCTCTCCGGGGCCGATGCGATCAACGCGATCGACGCGATGACGGCGACGATCGACACGCTCAACCAGATTTCGATCGCCGTCGCGGCGGTCGTTGAGAAGCAGAACGTGGCGACGGCCGGCATCGCCGAGAATGTCAGGCGCGCCGCGGACGAGACCGTCACGGCCGGCGGGCATATCGACATCGTCAGCCGTGTCGCCGAGGAGACCGGCGAGGCGGCGAATCACGTGGCGGATTCGGCCGATGTGCTGTCGCGTCAGTCGGCCGATCTCGACAGCGAAGTCGCCGATTTTCTCGGCCGGATCCGGGTCGCCTGA
- a CDS encoding biotin transporter BioY, whose translation MAETLPLPATSMVNAALPALSDPRTRVLRNVALAVIGSLLIVAAAKVKVPFWPVPMTLQTLAVLGLGAAYGARLGAATVALYIAYGLFGLPVFTNTPPVAAGPLYLLGPTGGFLIGFVAAAAIAGWAGSRGASLLRLAGGVVLAEIVLMALGFAWLALGAQMASGATGLGFAKAWAAGVEPFLLGDLIKAALAASLVGAGWSVLKRRG comes from the coding sequence ATGGCCGAGACGCTGCCACTGCCCGCCACCTCCATGGTCAACGCGGCCCTGCCGGCCCTGTCGGATCCGCGCACGCGCGTCCTGCGCAATGTCGCGCTCGCCGTCATCGGCAGCCTGCTGATCGTCGCTGCCGCCAAGGTCAAGGTGCCGTTCTGGCCGGTGCCGATGACGCTTCAGACGCTGGCCGTGCTCGGCCTCGGCGCCGCCTATGGCGCGCGCTTGGGCGCTGCGACGGTCGCGCTCTACATCGCCTACGGCCTGTTCGGCCTGCCGGTCTTCACCAACACCCCACCAGTCGCGGCCGGCCCGCTCTATCTGCTCGGACCGACCGGCGGCTTCCTGATCGGCTTCGTCGCCGCGGCTGCGATCGCCGGCTGGGCCGGCTCGCGCGGCGCCTCGCTCCTGCGCCTCGCCGGCGGCGTGGTGCTGGCCGAGATCGTGCTGATGGCGCTCGGCTTCGCCTGGCTGGCGCTGGGCGCGCAGATGGCGAGCGGGGCGACCGGCCTCGGCTTCGCCAAGGCCTGGGCGGCGGGCGTCGAGCCCTTCCTGCTCGGCGACCTGATCAAGGCGGCGCTGGCTGCGAGCCTGGTCGGCGCCGGCTGGTCGGTGCTGAAGCGCCGCGGCTGA